Below is a genomic region from Rosa chinensis cultivar Old Blush chromosome 5, RchiOBHm-V2, whole genome shotgun sequence.
GACGGCGATTTGAAGCACACCATTTGTTCAATAAAACGCAGAAGCCAAATCGAACATCAAAAGGTGAAGAAGCAAACTCCTAAGTGGTGAATACCCTGTCAAAATTTACCATAAAGGGTGCATGTCGGCACCTGAGTCTTTGAATTACAAAGCTAGAAGCAAAAAACAAAATGGAGAGGGTCCTCACCcaatttttttctcactaaGAAGCGATAAAGCCAATTGCAAGCTTCAATGGTTGAGAAATTCTGTTTTGACAAAGACCCAGGCTCGTCTCCATCTCCAAGTCATGTTGCATCTCCAAATCCATCTCAAAGTCCTTCATCGATTGGCAAAGGTATGCCTTGTTCTGGGAGTATTCAGCTACGCTTCGAGGTCGTCTGGGTTTGgctaagagaagaaagaaagaaagggagaaaAAATGGAACAGCATCTTCCTTGTTGGCGTGAAGTCCTAGCAGCTGGACCTCTGTTTCACTTTGGGCCTCCAAGAAGCTTCCAGCGGCTGCCCATAATAAATCTGGGTgtccaaaagagaaaaagaaggtcTCCAGGTTTCAGATGAAAGGTTAAAAGTGCGACTCGGAGTTTACTCGACGCTACAGGTATCCAAATAAAAATTACCCGGACATTGGTTTCGCGAAAAAttcttcaaaacccaaaataaattttcttttggaacaaaaccaagaaagctCAAAGCCACAAATTtctgaactacaatggtttgatcccttcacagggtatgtaggcaatctagcgacccactcgatgcaaccacaaattcaaatcgaatccctgactccactagtcaaattcacccaaacaccagaaaaaaATCACATCATTCTCAAATTACCCGAAAGCAAATTCAAGGGCATTAAACCCTCACAGatatctcaaacacaaatccaaaaataaatgcgTCATCTGCCCATTGAAATCTCAAAtgctggaactacatgtggtttgatcccgcaagagtatgtaggcaatctggaatcaaatGATCTAGATGCAACGGTGTCCTAAACACTTTTCCTATCCCAAAAATCTAAgccctccaatgggtcattcacctattggaactcttgaactacgagtggcttgatcccttcccgggtacgtaggcaacccattccaaaattcgagtgcagccgcaaaaacaaacaaacacacattggtttctttataaatggaatcaaagggtgttctcttgtaacaagagattgtaattaagagacacattctgtcttgaatgggtcgaacccgaaataattaaaactctattctgttgatgaatatgagtgaaattacgttgggtgacatttacacTTTGTGCAATTTTTTTAACCCAACACCttcatcaaaattttattcttctTCCCCACTTTAGATGCTTTTCTGCATTCAAGAATCTTCAAAAGCTCATCCAAGCACCATTTTGAAGAAGCATAGTTTGGTGAAACAATGACAACCCAAACCTTTGATCCCTCAATTGCTGTTTCGATTTGTTTGCGAATGGACATTCCTTTAACAAGATCTTTGTCATCTCTAAAAGTGGAAATTCTGCACTGAATTAATGCATGATCCAAAAAATTCAAGCGGGTATCCTTCCCTCTAAAGCTTAGAAATACATCATGCTTCTGTTGACAAGAAGAAGACCAAGAAGGTGTTGATGCCAGATTTTTAATGGCAGGTTTTGAAAAAGAGGAATACAATTTCCTCCATATCTCATCAACAACTTCTCGAATGAGTTTTGCTTCAGGCCTATACAGTGAACAGACATAAATCGGATAATGTACTTCGATTAGGTTATGGAATAGATAGAATTCTTcatataatataattatatacacTATATCTAGGGTCTTGAACTTATAAGTCCTGCATTCGGTGAATTAGTTTTCATAATTGAATGATAACGTGTgtatggcaaaaaaaaaaagactgatATATTGAGGTGTTTAGCAATTTCCAATAGTTATAAACAAGCAAGTGATCAGTTAGGAGTTAGGTATGACACTCTTTGTTATTTGGTGCATGTATGAATATATTGTAGTTGTAGAGGCGTCTATTATTATTCGAGAGGTCCTCTTGAAGTATATTGTAATAAGGGATTTAAGCACTATGTTCCTCACCCCTCCCCCGGGTGTATTCatcagtttcattaattaaggtaTGAGGACAGCCGTATAGctcttctttcaaaaaaaaaaaaaacaattcaagCAAGTAAATGATCAATTAGGAGTTGGGACATGTTAAGAAAagactacatttttttttttggaccttAACATATGAATGTTTCTCATATAAGGTTTCTTTCAAGTAATATCTATAATTTTTTgatctgaaattaaattaactaaATAGTACATATAAATTGCATGTTTGATGTATTCATTTTTGATATAATAAATATCTCACTGTGTAATAGAAGAAtgcaatttctttctttcccaaaaaaatgaaaaatataagtAACCCAAGgagttgattaaaaaaaaaaaaaaaagtaaccctAGGGGATCTTCTTTGTAATTTCTttcatattttcaaaaaaaaaaatgttaactaAATATTAATAGATGAcaaataagggaaaaaaaaaaagtaataatgtAGTGCTTTGAATCCCAGCCAGCGAGATTTGCCAGTTTCCTTAAAGCAGCTCTCCATCTTTCTACTTTTTGTGGATCATCCTTGTACTTTTTCTCATAGTTGGCGAAGGCTTGTGCAAAACTTGCTGTTTGATGTCGCACATCGGATGGCTCAACACCGTAGAATATTGGCAGCACTGTGTTTTGTACATTACTACTATAGTTCGCGGCTTCAAGAAGCTCCGCGAGGTCCTCCAATGCCGTCTCCGACCGTGCCAAACTTTGAGTGACGACATATATATGATTGTTATCGGAAGACAAAAAGAAGCCAATATGAATCTCCGGAAAACGTAGACGTGTATTTATTTTTGGCATCTTGTGACATTGGAGTTTCTGGGGTCGTTGTACTGGTATGGCCATCGGAAGCGGATCCTCTCCTGGACATTCCTTTTACCTGAGTTGCCTAAGCTTTTGATAACAACCCGCCATGTTTCCATAAACACATCTGATGGTTCCTATCCTTTATAGTACTTATTCTATCTTTTGCAGCTTAATCCTACCCCTGAAATAGAACCAAAACATTATcattccctccctccctcccatcTGAACCACATGATCTATGATCGCTTTGTATCTTCAAAATTTGTTTTAAACCATAGTACATTTTAAGTGCAAGTAAACGTATATATGGCTGAAATTTATTATGAAAAGGACCTCCATCATTTCAGATTACAGTCATAAGATTCGATGGAAGCAACATAGAAAATTACTCAATTTCCGCTTTGGATGAAGCAGAaagattgaaaaccctaataGAGAAGGATGACTTCTGTGACACACTGATGAGTGATTTTGGCTGAAATTGCATAAAGGCCTTCACGCATCCAAGAATAGCGCAGGGTTCACAGTCCTGGAGGAGatggaaaagagagagaagtttATGAATGGTGAATACTTTTAATTAAcactatttatttattaataataaaaaaattaaaaattaaataataaaaaaaccaGTATTAGTGGGGAACATAAAATATAATGAAGTTTTGATACTCAAAACAAGGCTGTTTACCTTGTCTGTTTTCAGAGTTGTTTCCATATCCCTCGGAGACTCCATATCTCTCGGAGACTGTTCCTATTAAAAGCAATGGTATCACATATCATAACTCAATAACAGAGCGGTAGCTACTTTGTTTGGTAACTTAAAAATCAAAGTATAACTTTCTCTTTTGAATGGTAAATCAAAGTATAACAGGAAATTATACAAAAGTATGTTGCAATGAGGGAAGAATGCTCCAAAAGAAGCTAGTTACCTGGTCTgctttcagatttgtttcttcaGGTGTTGGACCTGTTTCCATATCCCTTTGATATTGTTCCTATTAGAAGCAATGGCACACTTATCACAACTCAATTACAGAGTAGTAGCTCACTTGTTTGGTAAAAACTTGGAATCAAAGTGTAACTGGAAATCATAGAAATATATGATTGTAATAAAGGtcgagtaataaaaaaaaaaacagagagagagagatttaccTGGTCTGTTTTCAGGCTTGTTTCTACAGGCATTGAACCTGTTTCCATATCCTTTGGAGATTGTCCCTATTAGTAGCAATGATATCTCTCATTACAAAAGTAACAAACTAACAACTCAGAATCAAAGTATAACTGAAACAATAGAAACATGTGATTGTTACGATGGTCAAGTACTCGAAAAGAAGCTATTTACCCTGTCTGATTTCTGACTTGTTTCTACAGGCGTTGGACTTGTCTCCATATCATTTGGAGGTTATTCCTATTAGAAGCAATATATCACATATCACAGAGTAGTAGATCGCTTGTTTAGTAAAAGcataaaattgaaatataattGTATAGATGAAATTATTGAGAAACATATTATTGTTCGAAGGTCAAGTACTCGTAAAGAAGCTACTTACCTGGTCTGTTTTCAGACTTGTAACTACAGGCATTGGACCAGTTTCAAAGTCGCTTAGAGATTGTTCCTATTAGAAGCAATGATGTCACATATCAAACTCGAGTACAGAGTGGTAGCTCACTTGTTTCATAAAAACTTAGAATCAAGTATACTAGAAATCATAGAAACGTATGattgttgataggagcataaaatgctatgaatttatagttcaaacctctatacttttgcttagtttattccttaaaaagatcaatttaactttgttattttcttaggtactttgagaagcagttaaggagaaaagagagctaCAATGGGGAAATCAAGGAACTTCACATGAAGTAGTGATGCAAAGGATGGATTATGATGATTCATTTGGTCCTAGAACTcaagagaagatggagagagttgGCGTTAAAAACAGTTgcagagaagcagaaaacagagtacaagagtctgccttattttcttctgttttgggaaGCTGTTTTGAAGAACCTTCGAGTAGAATTATGAAGAAAGGCCTGGCAACATTTGAAGATCACATATTCTACTATAACTGAAGGCAAAGAGTTGGTCCAGAATGATAAGGAGGAAGCCGGAGGCTGTGCTCAAAGTTGGTTCCTCGAGAAGACTGTTTCCATCAGCTTTTCAGGAAGCTTTTTCAAGGATTTTTATACTGGACTTATGGGATGATAATCATGAATTTCTCTGCCCAGAATTTAAGAATATATGTTGTAGATCAGTATAGAATCAAGAATAATCCAGAAAGGTGGTGTAATGAAGAAGTTACGATGCTGCATAGATGAGCAGAGgataaggaaaatctggaatttctgACAAGTCTTTATGCGAAGCATTTTCAAGACCGTTGTTGGGCCACGTTTCAAGAAGCTTTCTAGAAGGTTTTTGCACGGTTTTGAAGGGTGATAACAGAAGTATTATGTGGCAGAATATCACCTTCGAATCTGCTGGGAACCCTTGTCAAACATGGAGAGGGAAATCAGTCCTAGTTGAGAAAGGAAAGTGAATTAAAGGCTATATTTTCTGAAGATATTCTTGGCAGATTTTGGGAcgaattttattggatttttgctGCATTATACTTATCAAGAGACTATTAGAAAGACTTAAGGAAGGTTCAGAAGATTGTGGGGCAGCCAAGcaagtggaattggagaagaataaggagaaCTCAACCCGGTTTTGAGGAGGAAAGTTAGGAGTTTGTAAACAATAAAAGAGGAGGCTTCTTGGCGTCAAAAGGAGACGATATCATACAGAATTCACGCCTAAAAACACCCTAGCTCTCTGATTTTCGAAGCTCCATACAAgcataaggaaaagaagccACCAAAGTCGCCATCTGCCACCACCGTGACCATCCATCTTCAAGCAACATCCACCGTGCCTCTTCACTCTCTTTTTCTGCGACTTTgcccttttattttcaatatgttactgtgtgtttaccttagaacaatgagtagctaaatacttttgtgttaggggctagtttgaagccctaaactatggttcaagtttcataataaatttctatgttttagttaCTTTGTCGATGAGATTGTTCTTTGGTTCTGGATTAGATGagtcttttatatgtatgttttatgtggttgcaaacatataggatatgcatgtaattggtgctaggttaaatagcaattcacctaatagttttgtgattttAACCGAAGTAGTAAAACCTCTCGCCTAGGTGTGTACCAAAGATGAGGAATGCAACTAGACACGCTTGTTGTACTAGTTTGTACACTTAGATTGACATCCTTCCATATGTGCTTAATGCTTTAGAACTTGCTAAATGTAGGAGCCGCTTGTG
It encodes:
- the LOC112166785 gene encoding uncharacterized protein LOC112166785 isoform X1 — its product is MDVETNPLPIETNQKTNQEQSPRDIETCPTPVDTTPEADQSCDMFYHCFKWEQSPMVMETSPMPIETNQKTNQEQSLSDFETGPMPVVTSLKTDQEQYQRDMETGPTPEETNLKADQEQSPRDMESPRDMETTLKTDKDCEPCAILGCVKAFMQFQPKSLISVSQKSSFSIRVFNLSASSKAEIE
- the LOC112166785 gene encoding uncharacterized protein LOC112166785 isoform X2 — encoded protein: MDVETNPLPIETNQKTNQEQSPRDIETCPTPVDTTPEADQSCDMFYHCFKWEQSPMVMETSPMPIETNQKTNQEQSLSDFETGPMPVVTSLKTDQEQYQRDMETGPTPEETNLKADQSPRDMESPRDMETTLKTDKDCEPCAILGCVKAFMQFQPKSLISVSQKSSFSIRVFNLSASSKAEIE